Proteins from a genomic interval of Ptychodera flava strain L36383 chromosome 7, AS_Pfla_20210202, whole genome shotgun sequence:
- the LOC139137391 gene encoding proton channel OTOP2-like, translating into MAVRKQWLVSPLITGRGSSVARRDGRVSSILFACNLVTVAFVLMITQLMSGRPGSFVNEVTAGHVQILISIMLVFATSFMMWFIIRGSRYSLWLLEDKSHDGQSQAHFTLDLLGVYIFGTGKIVLELLEMFAALECVAMADHLDNMADYVTSVVFYALRLVFQVTEMLFLGKFSRATLHNSVVIRYSLLLVLSVNLMLWFFTLAAESEELLSRPQFSRSMHEIYSANETATLTLIEQCINHTTKWQVKMKTVDHILFPFCLEYSLVAVNILYHIWISMKFLKSARGRGKRDFRQEGKEKSPGFVNITGDHGFSGLFLDTEKSSILAKYEEHVTQGEQDSSNLVHGEKNISDSSNCSSIESANYRSGDRTPTQQNMVMPQCGSVGSLAGIFLMIVMVLMSALQQQHFMQSKIEYAYYATKIVYFSIMSALCWVGFELIATQDYEHRPYGGDDSLLVITVIGVFGFIYFKAFSAIGVIMYPHGGNVWSARFLLVEKLINGVELWLQTTFLIAASRYHPRCKRKGAKVQGLVLCLLFCNLGLWSKASFIDQFDHYLSSVEIEVYSLPNQWALIMKVLLPFCIFYRFHSVIMCCGIYVRFREQPRYDETDCCTSDEESPILTVQNAQSTNCKDYESIQKTT; encoded by the exons ATGGCTGTACGGAAACAGTGGCTTGTAAGTCCGTTGATTACAGGCCGTGGAAGCTCGGTTGCTCGACGTGATGGGCGTGTCTCCTCCATTCTCTTTGCATGTAACCTGGTGACTGTTGCTTTCGTTCTCATGATTACACAGTTGATGTCTGGCAGACCAGGTAGCTTTGTCAACGAAGTCACTGCCGGCCATGTTCAAATTCTCATTTCGATCATGCTTGTGTTTGCCACCTCGTTTATGATGTGGTTTATTATCCGTGGCAGTCGGTACTCGCTGTGGCTGCTCGAAGACAAGTCGCACGATGGACAATCACAGGCCCATTTCACATTGGATCTCCTGGGCGTCTACATATTTGGTACAGGCAAAATAGTGCTTGAACTGTTGGAGATGTTCGCTGCCTTGGAGTGCGTGGCAATGGCCGATCACCTTGACAATATGGCTGATTACGTCACCAGTGTCGTGTTTTACGCATTACGACTGGTCTTCCAGGTAACGGAGATGTTGTTCCTTGGAAAATTTTCGCGAGCCACGCTTCACAATAGTGTTGTTATCCGTTATTCACTGTTGCTGGTTTTGTCGGTCAATCTCATGCTGTGGTTCTTCACTCTAGCAGCCGAATCAGAGGAACTGCTTTCGCGTCCACAGTTCAGTCGTTCAATGCACGAGATATATTCTGCAAACGAAACTGCCACGTTAACGCTGATTGAACAGTGCATAAACCACACCACGAAATGGCAGGTGAAGATGAAAACCGTTGACCACATTCTTTTCCCTTTTTGTTTGGAATATTCACTGGTCGCTGTGAATATCTTGTATCACATATGGATTTCCATGAAATTTCTGAAGTCGGCGCGTGGAAGGGGGAAGCGAGATTTCAGACAAGAAGGCAAGGAAAAGTCTCCCGGGTTCGTAAATATCACGGGAGACCACGGTTTCAGCGGCCTCTTCTTGGACACGGAGAAGAGCAGCATCCTGGCGAAGTATGAAGAACACGTCACACAAGGAGAACAGGACAGTTCAAACCTCGTTCACGGCGAGAAAAACATTTCGGACTCTAGTAATTGTAGTAGTATTGAATCTGCGAATTACCGGAGTGGGGATAGGACACCGACTCAGCAAAATATGGTAATGCCACAGTGCGGATCGGTAGGCAGCCTCGCCGGGATATTTTTGATGATTGTGATGGTGTTGATGTCAGCCCTGCAACAGCAACATTTCATGCAGAGCAAAATCGAGTACGCATACTACGCGACCAAAATAGTGTACTTCAGTATTATGAGCGCTCTCTGCTGGGTTGGCTTCGAGCTCATCGCCACCCAAGACTACGAGCACAGACCATACGGAGGGGACGATTCGTTGCTCGTCATAACAGTAATCGGGGTGTTCGGTTTTATTTACTTCAAGGCCTTTTCTGCCATTGGTGTGATCATGTACCCACACGGAGGCAATGTTTGGAGCGCCCGGTTTTTACTGGTGGAAAAGTTAATCAACGGTGTCGAACTATGGTTGCAGACAACATTCCTAATCGCAGCATCACGATATCACCCAAGATGCAAACGGAAAGGTGCAAAG GTACAAGGGCTGGTTTTGTGCCTGCTCTTCTGTAATCTTGGATTGTGGAGCAAGGCTTCGTTCATTGATCAGTTCGATCATTACCTCTCATCGGTCGAGATTGAAGTCTACTCTCTTCCGAACCAGTGGGCGCTCATCATGAAAGTGTTGCTTCCCTTCTGCATTTTCTATCGTTTCCACTCGGTCATCATGTGTTGCGGTATCTACGTGAGATTCCGAGAACAGCCGAGATATGACGAGACGGACTGTTGCACATCTGACGAGGAGAGCCCTATTCTTACAGTACAGAACGCTCAGAGTACGAACTGTAAAGACTACGAAAGTATTCAGAAGACCACATGA
- the LOC139137393 gene encoding proton channel OtopLc-like, whose translation MRKGDKRDEGESSSLVRDDQNGLESSTSSSDLRKRKRTPTQQNMVMPQCGSAGSIAGIFLMIVMVLVSALQQQHFMQGKIEHVYYATKVAYFAIMSVLCWIGFELIATQDYEHRPYGGDDALLVIPVTVQFCYMYFKVLSGIGVIMNPDNGELWSAWLLLAEKLFTGMELWLQTTFLIAASRYRPRCQAKSLKIQGLVLCLLFCDLGFWIKSSFIDQLDDHLSPVEVQVYSVPNQWALIMKVLLPFCIFYRFHAIIMCCGIYVRFREQPRLHETDCCTCDDSEENPILREQNTQSTNCRDYESIQKTA comes from the exons ATGAGAAAAGGCGACAAACGGGATGAGGGAGAAAGCTCCAGCCTCGTTCGCGACGACCAAAACGGTTTGGAGTCGAGCACTTCCTCGTCAGATTTAAGGAAGCGGAAACGGACCCCGACTCAGCAAAATATGGTAATGCCACAATGCGGGTCGGCAGGCAGCATCGCTGGAATATTTTTGATGATTGTGATGGTGTTGGTATCAGCATTACAGCAGCAACATTTCATGCAGGGTAAAATAGAGCACGTCTACTACGCGACGAAAGTAGCCTACTTCGCTATCATGTCCGTTCTCTGTTGGATTGGCTTTGAGCTGATCGCCACCCAGGATTACGAACACCGACCTTACGGAGGGGACGATGCATTGCTCGTCATTCCAGTAACTGTGCAGTTCTGTTACATGTACTTCAAGGTTTTATCCGGCATCGGGGTGATCATGAACCCCGACAATGGTGAACTGTGGAGCGCCTGGCTTTTACTGGCAGAAAAACTGTTCACTGGTATGGAATTGTGGTTGCAGACTACCTTTCTGATCGCAGCATCGCGGTATCGTCCAAGATGCCAAGCCAAGAGTTTAAAG ATACAAGGGCTGGTTTTGTGCTTGCTCTTCTGTGATCTTGGATTTTGGATCAAGTCTTCGTTCATCGATCAGCTCGACGATCATTTGTCACCAGTCGAAGTCCAAGTCTACTCGGTTCCGAACCAGTGGGCGCTCATCATGAAGGTTCTGCTCCCTTTCTGCATATTCTATCGTTTTCACGCGATCATCATGTGTTGCGGTATCTACGTGAGATTCCGAGAACAGCCGAGACTTCACGAGACGGACTGCTGCACTTGCGACGACTCGGAGGAGAACCCTATTCTGAGAGAACAGAACACTCAGAGTACGAACTGTAGAGATTACGAGAGCATTCAGAAGACTGCATGA